Proteins encoded within one genomic window of Bermanella sp. WJH001:
- the bamA gene encoding outer membrane protein assembly factor BamA translates to MKFTLISMLLALGATFAQADSFTVKDIRVDGLQRVSAGTVFSAFPINIGDKVDNAKLASASRGLFATGYFNDIELLRDGDILVVRLVELPTITALEIEGNSAIETEQLKTGLKQAGLAEGYVFKRSTLERLELELERQYVSQGRYDAQIDTEVKKLPRNRVSLKINVDEGSVASISHINIVGFENFEKQELLNQFELKPTNLWSWYSSDDKYSREKLGGDLERLRSFYLDRGFIRFNVESTQVSLSPNKEDVFISVNVHEGDVYTVSKVNLAGELILEEELLRKLVIMEEDQTFSRQKVTFTQDLIAKRLGNEGFTFASVNGVPKINDEDKTVELTFFVEPGKRTYVRRINFTGNESTMDEVLRREMVQMEGGWASTELIEQSKSRLEQLGFFKGVNVETPKVPGSDDLIDVNYSVEEQPSGSLNLSIGYSSADGMILGTSVSQNNFMGTGKKMSTSLNKTDAVTSLNLSYTDPYYTVDGISRGYGLFYSQTDFSELSLSDYNTDTYGARTTFGFPISGRERLSFSIEASRTLMEAQESGIAEEILSFVEDEGEDFVEVTLGSSWSWTTLNRGLFPTAGAKQSLALEATVPGSELEYYRVTYNAQKYFPISGEWTFRIRTELGYGDGYGDTEELPFFRNFRAGGVGSVRGYTSNSLGPRGAIKRDIPLPDGTGFADSNGDNIPDVGYYADNNSLGGNLLTEASMELVFPLPFVEDQRSMRSVLFLDAGNVFDTECLTLTEGNGAGDVNAHPSCSEGFDANEIRFGTGVSLTWVTAIGPLTFTFARSLNSKDDDETEGFEFSLGQVF, encoded by the coding sequence ATGAAGTTTACCTTAATCAGCATGCTTTTAGCTTTGGGCGCGACATTTGCTCAAGCGGACTCTTTTACCGTTAAAGACATTCGTGTCGACGGCCTTCAGCGCGTAAGTGCAGGTACAGTATTCAGTGCGTTTCCAATCAATATTGGCGATAAAGTGGATAATGCAAAACTTGCATCAGCCTCCCGTGGTTTATTTGCAACCGGTTACTTTAATGATATTGAGCTATTAAGAGATGGCGACATTTTAGTGGTTAGGTTAGTTGAATTACCAACCATTACCGCGCTTGAGATAGAGGGCAATAGCGCCATTGAAACCGAGCAGCTGAAAACAGGTTTAAAGCAAGCTGGTCTTGCAGAAGGTTATGTGTTTAAACGCTCAACGCTTGAGCGTTTGGAATTAGAGTTAGAGCGTCAGTATGTGAGCCAAGGTCGCTATGACGCACAAATAGATACAGAAGTAAAAAAGCTACCTCGTAACCGCGTATCGTTAAAAATTAATGTGGATGAAGGCTCTGTTGCGTCAATTAGTCACATTAATATTGTTGGTTTTGAAAACTTTGAAAAACAAGAACTACTTAATCAATTTGAATTAAAACCAACCAACCTTTGGTCTTGGTATTCAAGTGACGATAAATATTCCCGCGAAAAACTAGGTGGTGACCTAGAGCGTTTACGTTCATTTTATTTGGATCGAGGTTTTATTCGTTTCAATGTTGAATCCACTCAAGTTTCACTTTCGCCAAATAAAGAAGATGTTTTTATCAGTGTTAATGTTCACGAAGGTGATGTTTACACAGTGAGCAAAGTTAACTTAGCAGGAGAGCTCATCTTAGAAGAAGAGTTACTGCGCAAGCTTGTCATCATGGAAGAGGATCAAACCTTTAGTCGTCAAAAAGTAACATTCACTCAAGACTTGATTGCAAAACGCTTAGGTAATGAAGGTTTTACGTTTGCCAGTGTAAACGGTGTGCCTAAAATTAATGACGAAGATAAAACCGTTGAGCTAACTTTTTTTGTAGAGCCGGGTAAGCGTACTTATGTGCGTCGTATTAACTTTACCGGTAATGAATCCACCATGGATGAAGTGCTACGTCGTGAAATGGTACAAATGGAAGGTGGTTGGGCATCAACCGAATTAATCGAACAATCGAAAAGCCGCTTAGAGCAACTTGGTTTCTTTAAAGGCGTTAACGTTGAAACACCAAAAGTACCAGGTTCAGATGATTTAATTGATGTGAACTACAGTGTTGAAGAGCAGCCAAGTGGTAGCTTAAATCTAAGTATTGGTTACTCAAGTGCTGACGGCATGATTTTAGGCACCAGTGTGTCGCAAAATAATTTTATGGGTACCGGTAAAAAGATGAGTACCTCTTTAAATAAAACCGATGCAGTAACCAGTTTGAACTTATCTTACACCGACCCTTACTACACAGTGGATGGCATTAGTCGTGGTTATGGTCTGTTTTATAGTCAAACAGACTTCTCTGAATTATCTTTAAGTGACTACAACACAGACACCTATGGTGCGCGTACCACGTTTGGTTTCCCTATTAGTGGCCGTGAGCGTTTGTCATTCAGTATTGAAGCCAGTCGTACATTAATGGAAGCGCAGGAATCAGGCATCGCCGAAGAGATCTTGAGCTTTGTTGAAGATGAAGGTGAAGACTTTGTTGAAGTGACATTAGGCAGTAGCTGGAGCTGGACCACACTGAACCGTGGTTTATTCCCAACGGCTGGTGCCAAACAAAGTTTAGCCCTTGAAGCCACTGTGCCGGGCAGCGAATTAGAATATTACCGTGTGACTTATAATGCACAAAAATACTTTCCTATCTCGGGTGAGTGGACGTTCCGTATTCGTACCGAGCTAGGTTATGGCGACGGTTACGGTGATACGGAAGAGTTACCGTTCTTCCGAAATTTCCGTGCCGGTGGTGTGGGCTCCGTTCGTGGTTACACCAGCAACTCACTGGGACCACGTGGTGCGATTAAACGAGACATTCCATTGCCGGATGGAACGGGTTTTGCTGATAGTAATGGTGATAATATTCCTGATGTTGGTTATTACGCAGATAATAATAGCTTGGGTGGTAACCTTTTAACTGAAGCGTCTATGGAGTTGGTATTCCCTTTACCATTTGTTGAAGATCAGCGCAGTATGCGAAGTGTGCTGTTCTTAGACGCGGGTAATGTGTTTGATACAGAGTGCTTAACCTTAACTGAAGGGAATGGTGCTGGTGATGTTAATGCTCACCCGTCATGTTCTGAAGGTTTTGATGCCAATGAAATTCGTTTTGGTACCGGTGTTAGCTTGACCTGGGTGACCGCAATCGGCCCGCTGACCTTTACCTTTGCTCGGTCATTAAATAGCAAAGATGATGATGAAACCGAAGGGTTTGAATTCTCTCTTGGACAAGTATTTTAA
- the map gene encoding type I methionyl aminopeptidase, with product MAVTIKTPEEIEKMRVAGRLAAEVLEMIGEYVKPGVTTGELDRICHDYIVNTQQAIPAPLNYGNPPFPKSICTSVNHVICHGIPSDEKILKKGDSVNIDVTVIKDGYHGDTSKMFFVGEPKPADKRLVEITQECMYKGMALVKPGAQLGDIGHVIQQHAEANYYTVVREYCGHGIGKGFHEEPQVMHYGRPGTGMALKEGMCFTIEPMINQGKPQSKLLGDHWTVITKDRKLSAQWEHTCLVTKDGIEVLTRRKEEVFPWEQ from the coding sequence ATGGCTGTGACCATCAAAACTCCAGAAGAAATCGAAAAAATGCGCGTAGCCGGTCGCTTGGCTGCCGAAGTGCTGGAAATGATTGGCGAATATGTCAAGCCAGGCGTGACCACAGGCGAACTGGATCGCATTTGCCACGATTACATCGTAAATACGCAACAGGCTATTCCTGCACCTTTAAACTATGGCAACCCGCCATTTCCAAAATCTATCTGCACCTCGGTGAATCACGTGATTTGTCACGGCATCCCAAGTGATGAAAAAATTCTAAAGAAAGGTGATAGCGTCAATATCGACGTTACCGTTATTAAAGACGGGTACCACGGCGACACCAGTAAGATGTTTTTTGTTGGCGAGCCAAAACCTGCCGACAAACGCCTTGTGGAGATCACCCAAGAGTGCATGTACAAAGGCATGGCTTTAGTGAAACCAGGTGCGCAACTTGGCGACATTGGCCACGTTATCCAACAACATGCTGAAGCCAATTACTACACAGTTGTACGTGAATACTGTGGTCACGGTATCGGCAAAGGTTTTCACGAAGAACCTCAAGTGATGCATTATGGTCGCCCAGGCACCGGCATGGCTCTTAAAGAGGGTATGTGTTTTACGATTGAGCCCATGATTAACCAAGGCAAACCACAAAGTAAGCTTTTAGGTGATCATTGGACGGTTATCACTAAAGATCGCAAATTAAGCGCACAATGGGAGCACACCTGCCTTGTGACCAAAGACGGCATAGAAGTGTTAACCCGCCGCAAAGAAGAAGTGTTTCCTTGGGAGCAATAA
- the tsf gene encoding translation elongation factor Ts: MAVSAKLVKELRERTGLGMMECKKALQEANGDIDLAIEEMRKNSGLKAAKKAGRTAAEGVVVIKTAADNSAAILVEVNSETDFAAKNEDFLGFANKIADAAFEAKNTEVVGLLDSEREALVQKIGENISPRRAELLEGELVAGYVHSNNRIAALVALKGGTEELARDIAMHVTAVNPRVLAPADMPAEVVEAEKDIIKAQPDMEGKPAEIVEKMMGGRIQKFLKENSLLEQPFVKNPELTIAKLAKAAGAEVVSFIRIEVGEGIEKEETDFAAEVAAQLKG, encoded by the coding sequence ATGGCAGTTTCTGCAAAATTAGTTAAAGAATTACGTGAGCGTACTGGTCTTGGCATGATGGAGTGTAAAAAAGCACTTCAAGAAGCTAATGGCGACATCGATCTTGCCATTGAAGAGATGCGTAAGAACTCTGGCCTTAAAGCCGCTAAAAAAGCAGGTCGTACTGCTGCTGAAGGTGTTGTAGTAATTAAAACGGCTGCTGACAACTCTGCTGCAATCCTAGTTGAAGTTAACTCTGAAACTGACTTTGCTGCTAAAAACGAAGACTTCCTTGGTTTTGCTAACAAAATCGCTGATGCGGCTTTTGAAGCTAAGAACACTGAAGTTGTAGGTCTTTTGGATTCTGAGCGTGAAGCTTTGGTTCAAAAAATCGGTGAAAACATTTCTCCTCGTCGCGCTGAATTGCTAGAAGGTGAGTTGGTTGCTGGTTACGTTCACTCTAACAACCGTATTGCTGCTCTTGTAGCATTAAAAGGTGGTACTGAAGAGTTAGCCCGTGACATCGCAATGCACGTAACAGCGGTTAACCCTCGCGTATTAGCTCCAGCTGATATGCCTGCTGAAGTGGTTGAAGCTGAAAAAGACATCATCAAAGCTCAGCCTGATATGGAAGGCAAGCCTGCTGAAATCGTTGAGAAAATGATGGGTGGTCGTATCCAGAAATTCCTTAAAGAAAACAGCTTACTAGAGCAGCCTTTCGTTAAGAACCCTGAACTAACTATCGCTAAACTAGCGAAAGCGGCAGGTGCTGAAGTAGTAAGCTTCATCCGTATCGAAGTGGGTGAAGGTATCGAGAAAGAAGAAACTGACTTCGCTGCAGAAGTTGCTGCTCAGCTTAAAGGCTAA
- the rseP gene encoding sigma E protease regulator RseP, with translation MSVLYSLLALAVTLGILVTVHEYGHYWVARRCGVKVLRFSVGFGKVIWSRTDKNGCEFAIAAIPLGGYVKMLDEREGEVAPELLDQAFNRKTVWQRMAVVLAGPAANIMFAIFAYWLMFMTGITQVKPVIGEVNPQSLAEEAGLKSGQEITLVDGKEVSSWQDVHYQLLKRLGDTGEIVFTASNEQQFQLTINRWLSDKEEPNALNELGITPYRPNVPAVLAELQEGLPAQQAGLKSGDEIISVNGKQIEQWFDFVEVVQANGGKALAIEVQRDGQVKELTLIPAVKTNDQGESFGFAGAIVQSPELPEGFVVTQRFGVIESIGKAAYKTWDMSVVTLESIGKMIQGLLSVKNLSGPITIAKVANASAQAGFEAFISFLAYISIMLAVVNLLPIPVLDGGHFLFYLIEAVKGSPLSENVQLAGIKLGMALLMMVMFVAIFNDISRI, from the coding sequence ATGAGTGTGTTATACAGCTTATTAGCGTTAGCCGTAACTCTGGGTATTCTGGTTACGGTACACGAATATGGTCATTACTGGGTTGCCCGTCGTTGTGGCGTGAAAGTACTGCGTTTTTCTGTCGGCTTCGGCAAAGTAATCTGGAGTCGTACAGATAAAAACGGCTGTGAGTTTGCCATTGCTGCCATTCCATTGGGCGGCTATGTAAAAATGCTAGATGAACGTGAAGGTGAAGTGGCCCCTGAATTATTAGATCAAGCATTTAACCGTAAAACCGTTTGGCAGCGAATGGCAGTGGTTTTAGCCGGTCCGGCTGCGAATATTATGTTTGCCATTTTTGCTTATTGGTTAATGTTTATGACGGGCATCACGCAAGTGAAACCCGTGATTGGTGAGGTCAATCCGCAAAGCTTAGCTGAAGAAGCGGGTTTGAAATCAGGGCAGGAGATCACCCTTGTTGATGGTAAAGAAGTAAGCAGTTGGCAAGATGTGCATTACCAGTTACTAAAGCGCCTAGGTGATACAGGTGAGATTGTTTTTACCGCCTCTAATGAACAGCAATTTCAATTAACAATTAATCGTTGGTTGAGTGATAAAGAAGAGCCTAACGCACTAAATGAATTAGGTATTACACCTTATAGACCAAACGTGCCGGCTGTTTTGGCTGAGCTGCAAGAAGGCTTGCCTGCACAACAAGCTGGCTTAAAAAGCGGTGATGAGATTATTAGTGTAAATGGTAAGCAAATTGAGCAGTGGTTTGATTTTGTCGAAGTGGTGCAAGCCAATGGCGGTAAAGCGCTGGCTATAGAAGTGCAGCGTGATGGTCAGGTAAAAGAGTTAACTTTAATCCCTGCGGTTAAAACCAATGATCAGGGCGAAAGTTTTGGCTTTGCAGGCGCTATTGTTCAGTCACCCGAATTACCAGAAGGCTTCGTCGTGACACAGCGCTTTGGTGTCATTGAATCCATTGGCAAGGCAGCCTATAAAACATGGGATATGTCGGTGGTGACGTTAGAGTCCATCGGTAAGATGATTCAAGGTTTATTATCAGTTAAGAACTTGAGCGGCCCAATTACCATTGCTAAAGTAGCCAACGCTTCAGCGCAGGCTGGGTTTGAGGCATTTATTAGTTTTTTAGCGTATATCAGCATTATGCTGGCAGTGGTGAATTTATTACCAATTCCCGTATTGGATGGCGGGCATTTTTTGTTTTATTTAATCGAAGCGGTGAAGGGTTCACCACTGTCGGAAAATGTTCAGCTAGCAGGTATTAAGCTGGGTATGGCGCTACTTATGATGGTTATGTTTGTAGCCATATTTAATGACATAAGTCGTATATAG
- a CDS encoding CDP-archaeol synthase, giving the protein MLKQRILTALVLAPIMIGGIFYLPLAQFKLFIGVIVALGAWEWANLSGLKLQVGRIAYAGLVAGLICAVEFSSLVQEVDILYIALGWWITAFVFVSLHPKLKNIWSSPVARLIMGLFILLPMWVGFVQIKSYPFNDYLIMYVMFIVWGADVGAYFAGRTFGKRKLAPSVSPGKTWEGVFGGLFVTTLMALGGGYLLENEAGLSLDLEQWALLIVLTLLITCFSVVGDLIESMVKRHRGIKDSSHLLPGHGGVMDRIDSMTAALPLFALALSVFGWNLVV; this is encoded by the coding sequence GTGCTAAAGCAACGTATTCTTACCGCGCTAGTGTTGGCGCCAATCATGATAGGGGGGATTTTTTACTTACCCCTGGCGCAATTTAAATTATTCATTGGTGTCATTGTCGCATTAGGCGCATGGGAATGGGCGAACCTATCTGGCTTAAAGCTACAAGTTGGCCGTATCGCTTATGCAGGCTTAGTAGCCGGGTTAATTTGTGCGGTTGAGTTCAGCTCGTTAGTGCAAGAGGTGGATATTTTGTATATCGCACTAGGGTGGTGGATCACCGCTTTTGTGTTTGTTTCGTTGCATCCAAAACTTAAAAACATTTGGAGTAGCCCTGTTGCTCGCTTAATTATGGGCTTATTTATTTTATTACCAATGTGGGTCGGTTTTGTACAAATAAAGAGTTATCCATTCAATGATTATTTAATCATGTATGTGATGTTTATTGTCTGGGGCGCGGATGTGGGCGCCTATTTTGCGGGTCGTACTTTTGGTAAGCGTAAATTGGCTCCCAGTGTGAGCCCAGGTAAAACATGGGAAGGGGTGTTTGGTGGTTTATTTGTCACAACCTTAATGGCATTGGGTGGTGGCTACCTTTTAGAAAATGAAGCAGGGCTTTCATTGGATTTAGAACAATGGGCATTATTAATTGTACTGACTTTGTTGATTACGTGTTTTTCTGTTGTTGGTGATCTAATCGAAAGTATGGTGAAACGTCACCGTGGTATTAAAGACTCTAGTCATTTATTGCCAGGTCATGGTGGTGTGATGGATCGTATCGATAGTATGACCGCAGCCCTTCCTTTATTTGCATTGGCATTAAGTGTATTTGGCTGGAACTTAGTTGTATGA
- a CDS encoding isoprenyl transferase, whose translation MSDAKIPKFERIPRHVAIVMDGNNRWAKRRHLPGVAGHKAGVKAVKIVIEQAARLEVDVLTLFAFSSENWQRPEKEVNALMQLFLNALQKEVKKLHEHNIRLIIMGDISGFSSVLQEHIEIAQNLTKDNTGLTLVVAANYGGRWDISHAAQNIAKDVLSGKISPENITPELFSGYTCLNDFPEPDLCIRTGGELRISNFMLWQFAYTELVFSDALWPDFDETNFWSAIEEYNSRTRRFGRTDEQLKEDQTC comes from the coding sequence ATGTCTGACGCTAAGATACCAAAATTTGAACGCATACCTCGCCATGTTGCCATCGTTATGGATGGTAATAATCGCTGGGCTAAGCGCCGCCACTTACCTGGCGTAGCTGGTCATAAGGCTGGTGTGAAAGCGGTTAAAATCGTGATTGAGCAAGCGGCTCGCTTAGAGGTGGATGTTCTGACGCTGTTTGCTTTCTCAAGTGAGAATTGGCAGCGCCCTGAAAAAGAAGTAAATGCATTAATGCAGTTATTTCTTAATGCCCTACAAAAAGAAGTCAAAAAACTTCATGAGCACAATATACGCCTAATTATCATGGGCGATATTTCTGGTTTTTCATCTGTTTTACAAGAACATATTGAGATTGCTCAAAACCTCACCAAAGATAATACAGGTTTGACCCTGGTTGTAGCAGCGAACTATGGTGGTCGTTGGGATATTTCTCATGCCGCACAGAACATTGCTAAAGATGTATTATCTGGCAAGATCTCACCTGAAAATATTACACCAGAGCTTTTCTCTGGTTATACGTGTTTAAATGATTTCCCTGAACCAGATTTGTGTATTCGCACAGGTGGGGAGCTAAGAATTAGTAATTTCATGTTATGGCAATTTGCATATACCGAGCTGGTATTCAGTGATGCGTTATGGCCTGATTTTGACGAAACAAACTTCTGGTCGGCAATAGAAGAATATAACAGCCGCACGCGCCGTTTTGGGCGCACAGATGAACAATTGAAGGAAGATCAAACGTGCTAA
- the ispC gene encoding 1-deoxy-D-xylulose-5-phosphate reductoisomerase yields the protein MRQMITVLGATGSIGKSTLDVLARHKDLYEVFALSANTQVDVLLQQCLEYSPKYAVMVDEASAKQLSQSLKQHGSTVEVLTGASALVDIASDPEVDQVMAAIVGAAGLLPTLAAAQAGKRVLLANKEALVMSGHLFMQAVQDNQAELLPIDSEHNAIFQSLPLGYGQDPSCKQQIEKILLTASGGPFRGWGLDALSKVTPKQAVKHPNWSMGQKISVDSATLMNKGLELIEACWLFDVKPSQIEVVVHPESIIHSMVQYVDGSVICQMGNPDMRTPIAYGLAWPERIASGVKPLNLFEVAQLNFELPDRQSFPALDLASQAFEAGGTAAAILNAANEVAVAGFLREQIAFTSISNLIDETLNACKIEAADSIEAILAADAWARRFVEGKILS from the coding sequence ATGAGGCAAATGATTACCGTACTTGGAGCCACAGGCTCCATCGGTAAAAGCACACTTGATGTTCTGGCTCGTCACAAAGACTTGTATGAGGTATTTGCATTAAGCGCAAATACTCAGGTCGATGTATTGCTGCAGCAGTGTCTTGAGTACTCACCCAAATACGCAGTGATGGTAGATGAAGCCAGCGCTAAGCAATTATCCCAATCTTTAAAGCAACACGGCAGCACAGTTGAAGTATTAACTGGTGCATCGGCTTTGGTTGATATTGCCAGTGACCCAGAGGTTGATCAGGTCATGGCCGCTATCGTAGGGGCTGCTGGTTTATTGCCAACCTTAGCGGCGGCACAAGCGGGTAAGCGTGTGTTGCTTGCCAATAAAGAAGCCCTTGTCATGAGTGGTCATTTATTTATGCAGGCTGTGCAAGATAATCAAGCCGAACTTCTGCCAATAGATAGTGAGCATAATGCTATCTTCCAATCTTTGCCGTTGGGTTATGGGCAAGACCCTTCGTGCAAGCAGCAGATTGAAAAAATATTATTAACTGCATCAGGTGGCCCGTTCCGTGGCTGGGGTTTAGATGCGTTATCAAAGGTTACGCCTAAGCAAGCGGTTAAACACCCTAACTGGTCAATGGGGCAAAAAATTTCTGTCGATAGCGCAACCTTGATGAATAAAGGTTTAGAGCTCATAGAAGCGTGTTGGTTATTTGATGTGAAGCCTTCGCAAATTGAAGTGGTGGTGCACCCTGAGTCGATTATTCACTCTATGGTGCAATATGTTGATGGTTCTGTTATTTGCCAAATGGGTAATCCTGATATGCGCACCCCTATCGCGTATGGTCTTGCTTGGCCAGAACGCATCGCTTCGGGAGTAAAGCCACTTAATCTATTTGAAGTTGCTCAGCTGAATTTTGAATTGCCAGATCGTCAGTCTTTTCCTGCCTTAGATTTAGCTTCTCAGGCTTTTGAAGCAGGTGGTACAGCGGCCGCCATTTTAAATGCCGCAAATGAAGTAGCGGTTGCTGGCTTTTTACGGGAACAAATTGCCTTTACATCAATCTCAAACCTGATCGATGAAACTTTAAATGCATGTAAAATCGAAGCGGCGGACAGTATCGAGGCTATTTTAGCCGCCGATGCTTGGGCAAGACGTTTCGTAGAGGGCAAGATTTTATCATGA
- the rpsB gene encoding 30S ribosomal protein S2 codes for MAQVTMRDLLKAGVHFGHQTRYWNPKMGKFIFGARNKIHIINLEHTVPAFNEALNVVKGMTSKNNHVLFVGTKRAASKVIQEQAARANMPFVAHRWLGGMLTNYKTIRQSIKRLADLEAQKKDGTFEQLTKKEALMRTREMEKLERSIGGIKNMGGLPDAIFVIDVDHERIAIQEANKLGIPVIGIVDTNSNPDGVDYVIPGNDDAIRAIEIFTSAVADACIEGKTEAGQAAAPAKAEEAPAAE; via the coding sequence ATGGCACAAGTTACAATGCGTGACCTGCTTAAAGCAGGCGTTCACTTTGGTCACCAGACTCGTTACTGGAATCCAAAAATGGGTAAATTCATTTTTGGTGCTCGTAACAAGATTCATATCATCAACCTTGAGCACACTGTGCCAGCATTCAACGAAGCGTTGAACGTTGTTAAGGGTATGACTTCTAAGAATAACCACGTTCTTTTCGTGGGTACTAAGCGTGCTGCTTCTAAAGTAATCCAAGAGCAAGCTGCTCGTGCAAACATGCCTTTCGTAGCTCACCGCTGGTTAGGTGGTATGCTGACTAACTACAAAACTATCCGTCAATCTATCAAGCGTCTAGCTGACCTTGAAGCACAAAAGAAAGATGGTACTTTTGAGCAGCTTACTAAGAAAGAAGCTCTAATGCGTACTCGTGAGATGGAGAAGCTTGAGCGCTCTATCGGTGGTATTAAAAACATGGGTGGTTTACCTGACGCTATCTTCGTTATTGACGTTGATCACGAGCGTATCGCTATTCAAGAAGCGAACAAGCTAGGTATCCCTGTAATCGGTATCGTGGATACTAACAGCAACCCAGATGGCGTTGACTATGTTATTCCTGGTAACGATGACGCGATCCGCGCAATCGAAATCTTCACTTCTGCTGTTGCTGATGCATGTATTGAAGGTAAAACTGAAGCTGGTCAAGCAGCTGCACCTGCTAAAGCAGAAGAAGCGCCAGCAGCTGAGTAA
- the pyrH gene encoding UMP kinase, which translates to MPPADNRSPKYKRILLKLSGEALQGEQNFGIDPKVLDRMALEVGQLVGIGVQVGLVIGGGNLFRGAALSQAGLDRVTGDHMGMLATVMNALAMRDALERSNIKSRVMSAIPMSGIVEHYDRRRAIRHLNTGDVVIFSAGTGNPFFTTDSAACLRGIEIEADIVLKATNVDGVYDADPKKNPDAVKFETLTYDEVLERQLGVMDLTAICLARDHKMPLRVFNMATPGVMAQLMVGGSDGTLIVCGEKENVE; encoded by the coding sequence ATGCCCCCGGCAGATAATCGTAGCCCTAAATATAAACGCATCCTATTGAAGTTGAGCGGCGAAGCGCTTCAAGGTGAGCAAAACTTTGGTATAGACCCCAAGGTGCTGGATCGCATGGCGTTAGAAGTTGGGCAGCTGGTGGGAATTGGCGTTCAGGTTGGTTTGGTGATTGGCGGCGGTAATTTATTCCGTGGTGCTGCTTTGAGCCAAGCAGGTCTTGACCGTGTAACGGGTGACCACATGGGGATGCTAGCCACTGTGATGAACGCATTGGCAATGCGTGATGCACTAGAGCGAAGCAATATTAAATCTCGTGTAATGTCTGCTATTCCTATGAGTGGCATTGTTGAGCATTATGATCGTCGCCGCGCGATTCGTCACTTGAATACGGGTGATGTTGTGATTTTCTCGGCAGGCACGGGTAACCCATTTTTTACAACCGATTCTGCTGCGTGTTTGCGTGGCATTGAAATCGAAGCAGATATCGTACTGAAAGCCACAAATGTGGATGGCGTGTATGATGCTGACCCTAAGAAAAACCCTGATGCGGTTAAATTTGAGACCCTAACTTACGACGAAGTACTTGAGCGTCAGTTAGGAGTGATGGATCTCACGGCGATTTGTCTGGCGCGAGATCATAAAATGCCATTACGTGTGTTTAATATGGCAACCCCTGGTGTGATGGCTCAACTCATGGTGGGTGGTAGTGATGGCACATTGATTGTGTGTGGAGAAAAAGAAAATGTTGAATGA
- the frr gene encoding ribosome recycling factor, translated as MLNEIQADAKDRMQKSVNALIDAFKKVRTGRANPAILDGISIDYYGNPTPLSQVANINVEDGRALAVTPWEKHLVPVIEKAIMKSDLGINPSTSGETIRLPMPALTEETRKDYIKQARAEAEKGRVSVRNIRRDANSSIKDLLKEKEISEDEERQGQDQIQQLTDKFIADIESLLATKEKDLMQV; from the coding sequence ATGTTGAATGAAATTCAAGCAGACGCTAAAGATCGTATGCAAAAGAGCGTGAACGCACTAATTGATGCGTTCAAAAAAGTACGTACTGGTCGTGCTAATCCTGCCATTCTTGATGGTATTTCAATTGATTACTATGGTAATCCGACGCCACTTTCTCAAGTAGCGAACATCAACGTTGAAGATGGTCGTGCGTTAGCGGTAACGCCTTGGGAAAAGCACTTGGTACCTGTGATTGAAAAAGCAATCATGAAGTCGGACTTGGGTATCAATCCATCTACTTCAGGCGAAACTATTCGTCTACCAATGCCTGCTTTAACGGAAGAAACCCGTAAAGACTATATTAAGCAAGCCCGTGCTGAGGCTGAAAAAGGTCGTGTGTCCGTGCGTAATATCCGTCGTGATGCAAACAGCAGCATTAAAGACTTGCTGAAAGAAAAAGAAATTAGTGAAGACGAAGAGCGTCAAGGCCAAGATCAAATTCAGCAGCTAACGGATAAGTTTATTGCTGATATTGAATCTTTGTTGGCGACAAAAGAAAAAGACCTAATGCAGGTTTAA